The following are encoded in a window of Amaranthus tricolor cultivar Red isolate AtriRed21 chromosome 2, ASM2621246v1, whole genome shotgun sequence genomic DNA:
- the LOC130805557 gene encoding pentatricopeptide repeat-containing protein At1g61870, mitochondrial-like → MATSSFRRTLTTIKPNSFPYSLFSASFSKTLNPPYSSFRAAQSIIVSVSDPNKIADVILSQSSYPAFTRYRPIYPYAVRKLARANRCDLVERIVEDHLSKNKVSAGFFIRFIMLYSEAGMVDHALRLFYDFSPKFQSSEKPFCAILTTLLNNSKFETFHEVFGNADKVMSISPSVKVFNMKLRAYCEEGKVGLAEELLKKKMEKDFGVLPDICSYNVLLEAYLKRKDWVKFDDLKNVVIKRGLEGNVTTYKHMIVRLCKNKECDGASKLLDEMVDKGVAPNAACYNWIIYGFCRIGDFVSAKIVLERMIKDGYVAPSSLTYYTLFRHMVQEGEFLSALVMCKIILKRNWVPPFEAMEGLVKGLLEISMKKEACKVVKKMKKRLQGPALDSWVKIEAALPCCCFIYPNWALGYFTLALFLDYLVLLGVFSEDDLLSFNCSIKVLSAVPRINFKLLELQPSIFVTGSLMLRLCTCPNLLQLFAFIYSSIIATPKPFLIPSFQIISLKLVDEHSSAEYCASS, encoded by the exons ATGGCGACATCCTCATTTCGCAGAACGCTTACAACAATAAAACCAAATTCATTCCCTTACTCCTTATTCTCCGCATCCTTCTCCAAAACTTTAAATCCTCCCTATTCTTCATTTAGAGCAGCTCAATCAATCATTGTATCAGTTTCAGACCCCAACAAAATCGCGGATGTCATTTTATCTCAATCTTCTTACCCTGCTTTCACACGTTACCGACCCATTTACCCATATGCCGTGCGCAAACTTGCTCGTGCCAATCGTTGTGACCTTGTGGAGCGCATTGTAGAGGATCATCTTTCCAAAAATAAAGTTTCTGCGGGTTTCTTCATCCGGTTCATTATGCTTTACTCTGAAGCTGGTATGGTTGATCACGCTCTTCGtttgttttatgatttttcGCCTAAATTTCAATCTAGTGAAAAACCCTTTTGTGCAATTCTTACTACTCTGCTAAATAATTCCAAATTTGAAACATTTCATGAGGTTTTTGGTAATGCCGACAAGGTTATGTCAATTTCACCTAGTGTTAAGGTGTTTAATATGAAATTAAGGGCTTATTGCGAGGAGGGGAAAGTGGGTTTAGCTGAGGAATTgttgaaaaagaaaatggagAAGGACTTTGGAGTGTTGCCAGATATTTGTTCTTACAATGTGTTGTTAGAAGCTTACTTGAAAAGGAAAGATTGGGTAAAGTTTGATGATTTGAAGAATGTGGTTATAAAGAGGGGTTTGGAGGGCAATGTAACTACTTATAAGCATATGATTGTGAGGTTATGTAAGAATAAAGAGTGTGATGGAGCCAGTAAGTTGTTGGATGAGATGGTGGATAAAGGTGTTGCACCAAATGCAGCTTGCTATAATTGGATTATATATGGGTTTTGTAGGATAGGGGATTTTGTGTCAGCGAAAATTGTTTTGGAAAGGATGATAAAAGACGGGTATGTTGCACCGTCTTCCTTGACGTATTACACTCTTTTTAGACATATGGTGCAAGAAGGAGAGTTCCTCTCCGCATTGGTTATGTGCAAGATAATTCTTAAGAGAAATTGGGTGCCTCCTTTTGAGGCTATGGAAGGCCTAGTCAAGGGCTTACTTGAGATTTCAATGAAAAAAGAGGCATGTAAGGTGGttaagaagatgaagaaaaggCTGCAGGGTCCTGCTTTGGATTCGTGGGTAAAGATTGAAGCTGCTCTTCCCTG CTGTTGCTTTATCTATCCTAATTGGGCTTTGGGATATTTTACTTTGGCTCTTTTTCTTGATTATCTAGTGTTATTGGGCGTCTTCTCTGAAGATGACTTGTTGTCTTTTAACTGTTCTAT AAAG GTATTATCTGCT GTCCCTCGGATAAACTTTAAGTTGCTTGAGCTCCAACCTTCTATATTTGTTACTGGTTCGTTAATGCTTCGTCTTTGCACATGCCCTAACCTTCTTCAACTATTCGCTTTCATATATTCCTCAATAATTGCAACTCCTAAACCATTTCTTATACCTTCGTTTCAAATTATATCCCTCAAG CTTGTTGATGAGCATAGCAGTGCAGAATACTGTGCATCCAGCTAA